A segment of the Meles meles chromosome 4, mMelMel3.1 paternal haplotype, whole genome shotgun sequence genome:
GGCCTGGACTTAACAGTAAGGAGTTGAGTACTGGATATCCTCCTCTAGACACATGCTAATTTATTCAGAGGGACCATACAAAACTAGCATGTGTCCAGAAGGAAGAAGCAACCTGAATACAGAGAGGTTAGAAAATATgttatgtggggcgcctgggtagctcagtgggttaggcctctgcctttggctcaggtcatgatcccagagtcctgggatcgagctccacatctggctctctgctcagcagggagtctgctcccccccctcccctcttctgcctgcctttctgcctacttgtgatttctgtcaaataaataaataaaatctttttttaaaaatgttatatgaggaatggcttaaaaaaaaaaaacctgtctgaTGAGTTTGGAATAAAATGGTAAGTCTTGTGCTATAGCTGGACCTGCTTTAGTCTGGGGCTCAGGAAACCTCCTGGGAAGGAGCACTCCTTGCAGGGTGAGCTCTTCTACCCTCAAGATCCCTAGaatcccctttcttccctctcaggtcttctgggggtgggggcgggtacTGGACCAGGGACAAAGGGTAGTTCCTAGGGATCCCTTGCAGTTCCAGCTCTGCCATTGATCAGTAAACCCCTTTTCTTCGTCTTTATGATCTTTGTCATGGTCTCATCTCtatgttcagtttttaaaaaatcatatgatccaAGGATTTTGTAGCAGAAAGAGTAGATTGGCAGCACTAGAACCGAGAGGCTAAAAACTGTAATAGCACAGATTCCAACATAGTGTAAGGGGGGAAAAGAGCTTTTCTGACTGAAATTAAGTGTAGGGCCAGGCTGGGTTACTGGACACTGGAGTTATTCAAGCAGGGGCTGATGACCAATTGTCGGGAGACTGTGAAGGAATTCCTGTGCTGGGTGGGACCTTGGTCCTGTCCAATTCTCAGCTCCTATGATTCATTCCCCTGGCTACTCCTACGGGCTCCCCACCCGCTATTAGCATGCCCTTTGAAGCAGGCCGCATCTCCCTTCCATCTCTTTTGCAGGAGCAGACCAAGGCACAGGACGTTCTGGGAGCCACAGCCCTTCTGCTAGAGGGAGTAATGGCAGCACGGACCCAACTGGGACCCACCTGCCTCTCATCCCTCCTGGGACAGCTTTCTGGTCAGGTCCGCCTCCTCCTTGGGGCCCTGCAGGGCCTCCTTGGAACCCAGGTAAGTAAGTCCTGAGTCAAGGGGAATATAGAAACTGTCCTTTGCTGACTCCGTCCCTTTAGGAGACCTGAGGGCAGAAAGGTGAATTCTGGGAATCATGAGGGTAGCACAGCGGGCCAACTAAGGAGTGCTCGCTTCCAGCCATAAAGTCTGGGTGCTGGCACCTTATCTTTCCCTGGAGACGAGGGAGGCATGATACCTGGCCCAGGTCTCTGGCCTCAGGCCCATCCTCTGCCCTCAGCTTCCTCCACAGGGCAGGACCACAACTCACAAGGATCCCAatgccatattcctgaccttcCAACAACTGCTCCGAGGAAAGGTGCGCTTCCTGCTGCTTGTAGTAGGGCCCACCCTCTGTGCCAAGCAGGCCCTACCCACGACAGCTGTCCCAAGCAATACCTCTCTATTCCTCATACTGCACAAGCTCCCAAACAGGACTTCTGGACTGTTGGAGACAAACTCCAGTGTCTCTGCCAGAACTACTGGCTCTGGACTTCTGAAGAGGCTGCAGGGATTGAGAGCCAAGATTCCTGGTCTGCTGAACCAGACCTCCAGGTCCCTAGACCAAATGCCTGGACACCAAAACAGGACACACGGACCCTTGATTGGAACTCATGGACTCTTTCCTGGACCCTTACCTTCGGCCCTAGAAGCCCCAGACATCCCTCCGGCAACTTCAGACATGGACTCCCTGCCCCCCGACCTCTGGCCTGGATAttctccttccccagcccatCCTCCTACTGGGCAATACACACTCTTTTCTCCTTCACCCACCTCACCCACCCCTCCGGGGCCGGCTCCAACCTCCATCTCCTAACCCTTCTGCCATACCCAACTGGACCAGTCCTCTTCTAATTGCAGCCCACCCTCCCTTCCAGAATCTGTCTCAGGAGGAGAAAGGTACTCTGGCCCTGCCAGCATCAGCACTGTCTCCATGTAAAGTTCCCTTTCTGGGAGCCAGGCCCTGGGAGTCATGTTATACTGGATTACCCGCTTTCACCTGAAACCCAAAGTCCTGCTAAAGGGGGCTACACAGGACAAAAAAGGGGATCATTTTTCACTGGATATTGTAAAACTTcagaagctattttttttaactatcaaTAATATTCACCAGAGTAGCTAGTTATCTTTGGTCTATTTTCTGCACAAATTTACAACTTACTAATTCTCTACGAGCTCTTTTTCATACAATTCTGCAAAGGATTCTGCATACAATTCTGAATGGAGATAGACACTAAGCTAATGTCAGAAAACAGGGGGAAAAGAACTTCAGTTTTCTACTCAGAACTAAGGTTAGTCTCTTTATCCCCTTTATTGTCATTCTCAGTGAGACTCTGATCTCCTTTTCTTAGGAGATCCTAACTCTTGAAAAATGAATGCGAGGTTGTCTCTCAGAAAGGCTTTCTCTacacaatcaacaaaactgagcctaaataaataaagaagaaataagaacacCCAAAAGCTAACTGAAAAGCAAGGGAAAGAGGTTCTTCAGGGAGCAATAgatctcccccttccctcccctccaaaaaagtTAACAGGAAGCCTCGGAGAGCCTCACACCCCAGGTAAGGCTGTGCAGACAGTTCAGTCAAGACAAAACCTGGATGTGACAGCTGAGCAAACAGGGAGAGCTTCAgcagctcagcgggaagcttcaGCAGGCACgggttcctgcctccctcctgtgGAGGTCAAGGGGAAGTGCAGGAAGTGGCAAGAGTCAGTCTCCCAGGGCTCACACAGCGGGAGGGACAAGTACAAGTTGAAGGCTCATTTCCCAATTCCCAGAAGTCCACAGTATCCAAAAGGCAGCCCTATGTGACCACCATGAACTCTGCTAAGGATTCTCTAGAGAAGAAGTAGGCCTATGGGACCTTGCAAATAAATGCCGCCCTGATGCTTATGAAAAGGTTTATACGGCCCCAAGCAAAAACTCCACGGCAAAGGTCAACCCTACCTCCAGAGGCTCCTGCAGGAAAACTCACAGAagccttttcctcttccttcctcccaaccccccagAGAGGAAAAACTACCATGTAGGTAAAAGAGCCAAGATCCCAGAGTTCCAGACACTGCCACAAATACCCTAGGACCACTAAATG
Coding sequences within it:
- the THPO gene encoding thrombopoietin isoform X4 — encoded protein: MELTELLLVVMLLLTARLDLCLPAPPACDPRLLNKLLRDSHALHSRLSQCPDVNPLSTPVLLPAVDFSLGEWKTQKEQTKAQDVLGATALLLEGVMAARTQLGPTCLSSLLGQLSGQVRLLLGALQGLLGTQLPPQGRTTTHKDPNAIFLTFQQLLRGKDFWTVGDKLQCLCQNYWLWTSEEAAGIESQDSWSAEPDLQVPRPNAWTPKQDTRTLDWNSWTLSWTLTFGPRSPRHPSGNFRHGLPAPRPLAWIFSFPSPSSYWAIHTLFSFTHLTHPSGAGSNLHLLTLLPYPTGPVLF
- the THPO gene encoding thrombopoietin isoform X3, whose protein sequence is MELTELLLVVMLLLTARLDLCLPAPPACDPRLLNKLLRDSHALHSRLSQCPDVNPLSTPVLLPAVDFSLGEWKTQKEQTKAQDVLGATALLLEGVMAARTQLGPTCLSSLLGQLSGQVRLLLGALQGLLGTQDHNSQGSQCHIPDLPTTAPRKGALPAACSRAHPLCQAGPTHDSCPKQYLSIPHTAQAPKQDFWTVGDKLQCLCQNYWLWTSEEAAGIESQDSWSAEPDLQVPRPNAWTPKQDTRTLDWNSWTLSWTLTFGPRSPRHPSGNFRHGLPAPRPLAWIFSFPSPSSYWAIHTLFSFTHLTHPSGAGSNLHLLTLLPYPTGPVLF
- the THPO gene encoding thrombopoietin isoform X1; translation: MELTELLLVVMLLLTARLDLCLPAPPACDPRLLNKLLRDSHALHSRLSQCPDVNPLSTPVLLPAVDFSLGEWKTQKEQTKAQDVLGATALLLEGVMAARTQLGPTCLSSLLGQLSGQVRLLLGALQGLLGTQLPPQGRTTTHKDPNAIFLTFQQLLRGKVRFLLLVVGPTLCAKQALPTTAVPSNTSLFLILHKLPNRTSGLLETNSSVSARTTGSGLLKRLQGLRAKIPGLLNQTSRSLDQMPGHQNRTHGPLIGTHGLFPGPLPSALEAPDIPPATSDMDSLPPDLWPGYSPSPAHPPTGQYTLFSPSPTSPTPPGPAPTSIS
- the THPO gene encoding thrombopoietin isoform X2, whose protein sequence is MELTELLLVVMLLLTARLDLCLPAPPACDPRLLNKLLRDSHALHSRLSQCPDVNPLSTPVLLPAVDFSLGEWKTQKEQTKAQDVLGATALLLEGVMAARTQLGPTCLSSLLGQLSGQVRLLLGALQGLLGTQGRTTTHKDPNAIFLTFQQLLRGKVRFLLLVVGPTLCAKQALPTTAVPSNTSLFLILHKLPNRTSGLLETNSSVSARTTGSGLLKRLQGLRAKIPGLLNQTSRSLDQMPGHQNRTHGPLIGTHGLFPGPLPSALEAPDIPPATSDMDSLPPDLWPGYSPSPAHPPTGQYTLFSPSPTSPTPPGPAPTSIS